Proteins encoded together in one Mycobacterium simiae window:
- a CDS encoding SAM-dependent methyltransferase: protein MARTESDRWNLATSVGATATMVAAQRALSNDEKLIDDPYAAPLVRAVGIDVYVRMVNGEIPVGEGSDFDPRRTAEAMATRTRFYDQHFLDATRGGITQAVILASGLDARAYRLPWPAGTVVYEVDMPDVIEFKTQTLSDLGAEPTAQRRTVAVDLRDDWATALQAAGFDPKAPSAWSAEGLVVYLPDDAQDALFDNITELSAPGSRLAFEFVPDTAVFADPRWRAHHERMSEYGFEVDFNDLVYHGQRSHLVDHVKQRGWEVSSRTVKELHAANGFHYPDDEVAAAFADVTYSSAVLSR, encoded by the coding sequence ATGGCCCGCACCGAAAGCGATCGCTGGAATCTCGCGACGAGTGTGGGGGCGACGGCCACCATGGTGGCCGCGCAGCGGGCGCTGTCCAACGACGAGAAGCTGATCGACGACCCCTATGCCGCGCCGTTGGTGCGTGCGGTCGGAATCGACGTGTACGTCCGCATGGTCAACGGGGAGATCCCGGTGGGCGAGGGCTCCGATTTTGACCCGCGGCGAACCGCCGAAGCCATGGCCACCCGGACCCGCTTCTACGACCAGCACTTCCTCGACGCCACCCGGGGCGGCATCACGCAGGCGGTCATCCTCGCCTCCGGGCTGGACGCGCGGGCCTACCGGTTGCCATGGCCGGCGGGCACCGTCGTCTATGAGGTTGACATGCCGGACGTGATCGAGTTCAAGACCCAGACCCTGAGCGATCTGGGTGCGGAGCCCACTGCCCAGCGACGTACGGTCGCGGTCGACTTGCGCGACGATTGGGCAACCGCGCTGCAGGCGGCGGGATTCGACCCCAAGGCGCCGTCGGCGTGGAGCGCGGAGGGGTTGGTGGTGTACCTGCCGGACGACGCGCAGGACGCGCTGTTCGACAACATCACCGAACTCAGCGCCCCGGGCAGTCGGCTGGCGTTCGAATTCGTCCCGGACACAGCGGTTTTCGCCGACCCGCGGTGGCGTGCGCACCACGAGCGGATGAGCGAGTACGGGTTCGAGGTGGATTTCAACGATCTCGTCTACCACGGCCAGCGCAGTCATCTCGTCGATCACGTCAAACAGCGCGGCTGGGAAGTGTCGTCGCGCACGGTCAAAGAGCTGCACGCCGCCAACGGTTTTCACTATCCCGACGATGAGGTCGCGGCGGCCTTCGCCGACGTGACCTACAGCAGCGCGGTGCTCTCGCGATAG
- the pstB gene encoding phosphate ABC transporter ATP-binding protein PstB yields the protein MAKRLDLKDVNIYYGSFQAVADVTLSILPRSVTAFIGASGCGKTTVLRTLNRMHEVIPGARVEGTVLLDDENIYASGIDPVGVRRAIGMVFQRPNPFPAMSIRDNVVAGLKLQGVRNRKLLDEVAEHSLRGANLWDEVKDRLNRPGGGLSGGQQQRLCIARAIAVQPDVLLMDEPCSALDPISTMAIEELISELKQDYTIVIVTHNMQQAARVSDHTAFFNLEAAGKPGRLIEIDDTEKIFSNPSQKATEDYISGRFG from the coding sequence GTGGCCAAGCGCTTGGACTTGAAAGACGTCAACATCTACTACGGATCGTTTCAGGCGGTCGCGGATGTGACACTGTCGATTCTGCCGCGCAGTGTGACGGCGTTCATCGGAGCGTCAGGCTGCGGTAAGACGACCGTGCTACGAACACTGAATCGGATGCATGAGGTCATCCCAGGGGCTCGCGTCGAGGGCACCGTTTTGCTCGACGACGAGAACATCTACGCCTCCGGCATCGACCCGGTCGGTGTGCGCCGCGCGATCGGCATGGTGTTCCAGAGGCCGAACCCGTTCCCCGCCATGTCGATTCGCGACAATGTGGTGGCGGGTCTGAAGCTTCAAGGGGTGCGCAATCGCAAGCTGCTCGACGAGGTCGCCGAGCACTCGTTGCGCGGCGCCAACCTGTGGGATGAGGTCAAGGACCGGTTGAACAGGCCCGGCGGTGGACTGTCCGGCGGGCAGCAGCAGCGGTTGTGCATTGCGCGGGCCATCGCCGTGCAACCCGACGTCCTGCTGATGGATGAGCCGTGCTCGGCACTGGACCCGATTTCGACGATGGCGATCGAGGAACTGATCAGTGAGCTGAAGCAGGACTACACGATTGTCATCGTCACGCACAACATGCAACAGGCGGCCCGGGTCAGCGATCACACGGCGTTCTTCAACCTGGAAGCGGCGGGCAAGCCCGGTCGGCTCATCGAGATCGATGACACCGAAAAGATCTTTTCCAACCCCTCGCAAAAGGCGACCGAGGATTACATTTCGGGCCGCTTCGGCTGA
- a CDS encoding TIGR04255 family protein, translating into MLREVSVDPSRQNAPVALVTMEIRHPATDALTEGSSRELKRFLADELPIERPAQDVTWGMGPGGSPVPTAENFVRYVNRDSTLAASIKTQAVVVETTAYNGFESLCDVAMRVVDARAQVSSIVGVERIGLRYLLEIRIPADEHGRIEWSEWISESLLGPQRVTPGGLTLTEWQGAAVYREPQPGKSMIVRYGPGMGQALDPNYYLRRTLPAQPGPFFQLDIDSFWTPVASIPEYNRDAVRATFHNLYEPAHAVYRELVTSPLHGDLPR; encoded by the coding sequence ATGCTTCGCGAGGTGAGCGTCGATCCGAGCCGACAGAACGCGCCTGTAGCCCTGGTAACGATGGAAATCCGGCACCCGGCAACGGATGCCCTCACCGAGGGGTCGAGCCGGGAGCTCAAACGGTTTCTGGCTGACGAGCTGCCCATCGAACGGCCAGCTCAGGACGTCACGTGGGGCATGGGCCCGGGCGGAAGCCCGGTGCCGACCGCCGAAAACTTCGTTCGCTACGTCAACCGGGACAGCACCCTGGCCGCGTCGATCAAGACTCAGGCAGTTGTCGTCGAAACCACCGCCTACAACGGGTTCGAGTCGCTGTGCGACGTGGCGATGCGGGTCGTGGACGCCCGCGCCCAGGTGTCCTCGATCGTCGGGGTGGAACGCATCGGGCTGCGCTACCTGCTCGAGATCCGAATCCCGGCCGACGAGCACGGCCGCATCGAATGGAGCGAATGGATCTCCGAGTCGCTGCTCGGTCCACAACGCGTGACCCCCGGCGGGCTGACCCTGACCGAGTGGCAGGGCGCCGCGGTATACCGCGAGCCGCAGCCCGGCAAATCGATGATCGTGCGCTACGGCCCGGGCATGGGCCAGGCGCTTGACCCGAACTACTACCTGCGGCGCACCCTGCCTGCCCAGCCCGGACCGTTTTTCCAGTTGGACATCGACAGCTTCTGGACACCGGTGGCGTCCATCCCCGAATACAACCGTGACGCGGTCCGCGCGACCTTCCACAACCTCTACGAGCCGGCCCACGCCGTGTATCGGGAGCTCGTCACCAGCCCCCTGCACGGCGACTTGCCGCGCTGA
- the dusB gene encoding tRNA dihydrouridine synthase DusB, translating to MRIGPITLASPVVLAPMAGVTNVAFRTLCRELEQAKVGTVSGLYVCEMVTARALVERHPVTMHMTTFAPDESPRSLQLYTVDPATTYAAAKMIVDEDLADHIDMNFGCPVPKVTKRGGGAALPYKRRLFGQIVAAAVRATEDADIPVTVKFRIGIDDEHPTHLDAGRIAEAEGAAAVALHARTAAQRYSGTADWEQIAQLKQHVQTIPVLGNGDIYDASDALTMMASTGCDGVVIGRGCLGRPWLFAELSAAFTGSPVPAPPTLGEVADIVRRHGELLIAHFGEDKAMRDIRKHVAWYLHGFPAGSELRRALALVKTFDELNALLNQLDTAIAFPDAANGPRGRQGSAARVALPDGWLDDPDDCTVPAGADVMHSGG from the coding sequence TTGCGTATCGGCCCCATCACGCTCGCCAGCCCGGTGGTGCTGGCCCCGATGGCGGGTGTGACCAACGTCGCATTCCGGACGTTGTGTCGCGAACTCGAGCAAGCCAAGGTCGGCACGGTCAGCGGGCTCTACGTCTGCGAGATGGTGACGGCGCGCGCCCTCGTCGAGCGGCATCCGGTCACCATGCACATGACGACGTTCGCGCCGGACGAATCACCCCGTTCGCTGCAGCTCTACACCGTCGACCCGGCCACCACCTACGCGGCGGCGAAGATGATTGTCGACGAAGACCTCGCCGACCACATCGACATGAACTTCGGCTGCCCGGTGCCCAAGGTCACCAAGCGCGGCGGCGGTGCCGCGTTGCCCTACAAGCGGCGGCTGTTCGGCCAGATCGTGGCGGCCGCGGTCCGCGCGACCGAAGACGCCGACATCCCGGTGACCGTGAAGTTTCGGATCGGTATCGACGACGAGCACCCGACGCACCTGGACGCCGGCCGGATCGCCGAGGCCGAAGGCGCCGCGGCCGTCGCCCTGCACGCCCGGACGGCGGCCCAGCGCTACAGCGGCACCGCCGACTGGGAGCAGATCGCCCAGCTCAAGCAGCACGTGCAGACCATCCCCGTGCTCGGCAACGGCGACATCTACGACGCCAGCGACGCCCTGACGATGATGGCCAGCACCGGCTGCGACGGTGTCGTCATCGGCCGCGGATGCCTAGGCCGGCCGTGGCTGTTCGCCGAGCTGTCGGCCGCGTTCACCGGCAGCCCCGTCCCCGCGCCGCCCACCCTCGGAGAAGTCGCCGATATCGTCCGCCGGCACGGCGAGTTGCTCATCGCGCATTTCGGCGAGGACAAGGCCATGCGCGACATCCGCAAGCACGTCGCCTGGTACCTGCATGGTTTTCCGGCCGGCTCCGAGCTGCGCCGCGCGCTGGCCCTGGTCAAGACATTTGACGAGCTGAACGCTCTGCTGAATCAGCTCGACACCGCGATCGCATTCCCGGACGCGGCGAACGGACCGCGGGGCCGCCAGGGATCCGCCGCTCGGGTGGCCCTACCCGACGGCTGGTTGGACGACCCTGACGACTGCACGGTGCCGGCCGGGGCGGACGTGATGCACTCCGGCGGCTGA
- a CDS encoding cytochrome P450, which yields MALPNLAEGLFSRRRTVTAALGRAGVARRAHRLLAALHRRYGNGPIWVKVGGKPTLLVFGPDQIRFVLSGAPSPFASDPEPKLSGMNKFQPHALTISRGDHWADRRRFTEAVLAHATGNGAIAHRCDAVTEEEARALPDNLDWPQFHSALQRIARRIILGDNAADDQQLSAQLVTLMAKANPPGKGDPELFDTFLTALNRYVQAADAHGLVGQFAAAPVSDITFPTHQVIHWMFAMGDTLAINLWRCLALLATHPEVLLHAQKAIEENTAHDYLLGCLSEAMRLWPSTPALARTLTEPTEWDGETVPAGTQVMIVNTFNHRDTSRFPDADQFKPLAWIEGPAQSSWSFNFFSHGPQACPGADLALRLGVAVLTALLGERTPATTDATLNPHKPLPLTLDQSRVNFRLKPRHR from the coding sequence GTGGCGCTGCCCAATCTGGCCGAGGGGCTTTTCAGCCGCCGGCGCACGGTCACCGCCGCGCTCGGCCGGGCCGGTGTCGCCCGTCGCGCACACCGGCTGCTCGCCGCGCTGCACCGGCGCTACGGTAATGGACCTATCTGGGTGAAAGTCGGCGGCAAGCCCACGCTGCTCGTCTTCGGCCCGGATCAGATCCGCTTCGTACTCTCAGGTGCGCCATCGCCTTTCGCGTCCGACCCCGAACCCAAACTCTCCGGAATGAACAAATTCCAACCGCACGCCCTGACCATCTCACGAGGCGACCATTGGGCGGACCGCCGCCGCTTCACCGAGGCCGTCCTGGCGCACGCCACCGGTAACGGCGCGATCGCCCACCGCTGCGACGCCGTCACGGAGGAGGAAGCCCGAGCCCTGCCCGACAATCTCGACTGGCCACAGTTTCACAGTGCGTTACAGCGAATCGCGCGGCGAATCATTCTCGGCGACAACGCAGCTGACGATCAACAGTTATCGGCGCAACTCGTGACGCTGATGGCTAAAGCCAACCCGCCCGGCAAGGGAGATCCCGAGCTTTTCGACACCTTCCTGACCGCGCTGAACCGCTACGTTCAAGCCGCGGATGCACACGGTCTGGTCGGACAATTCGCCGCAGCGCCCGTCTCCGATATCACGTTCCCGACCCATCAGGTCATCCACTGGATGTTCGCGATGGGTGACACCCTGGCTATCAATCTCTGGCGTTGTCTAGCGCTGCTGGCCACACACCCTGAGGTTCTTCTCCACGCGCAGAAAGCAATCGAGGAAAACACCGCTCACGACTACCTTCTCGGCTGCCTATCCGAAGCAATGCGCCTCTGGCCCAGCACCCCCGCCCTCGCGCGAACCCTGACCGAGCCCACCGAGTGGGACGGCGAGACTGTACCCGCGGGAACACAAGTCATGATCGTCAACACCTTCAACCACCGCGACACCAGCCGTTTCCCCGATGCCGACCAGTTCAAACCCCTCGCATGGATCGAAGGGCCCGCCCAATCGTCGTGGTCGTTCAACTTCTTCAGTCACGGCCCGCAAGCATGTCCCGGAGCCGACCTGGCGTTGCGACTCGGCGTCGCCGTATTGACAGCGTTACTCGGCGAGCGCACACCGGCAACGACCGACGCCACACTCAACCCACATAAACCGCTGCCTCTCACGCTCGACCAGTCGCGTGTCAATTTTCGCTTGAAACCGCGGCACCGCTGA
- the phoU gene encoding phosphate signaling complex protein PhoU: MRTAYHEQLSDLSERLGEMCGLAGVAMEQATQALLQADLVLAEQVISGHELIARLSAGAEESAFVLLALQAPVAGDLRSIVSAIQMVADIDRMGALALHVAKIARRRHPQHALPEEVNGYFAEMGRVAVELGNSAQEVVLSRDPEKAARIREEDDAMDDLHRHLFSVLMDREWRHGVAAAVDVTLLGRFYERFADHAVEVARRVIFQATGKLPEDEATSTTP, translated from the coding sequence ATGCGGACCGCCTACCACGAGCAACTCTCGGATTTATCCGAGCGGCTGGGCGAAATGTGCGGGCTGGCCGGGGTGGCCATGGAGCAGGCTACCCAGGCGCTGTTGCAGGCCGACCTCGTCCTTGCTGAGCAGGTGATTTCCGGACACGAACTGATTGCGCGGCTCAGCGCTGGCGCCGAAGAAAGCGCTTTCGTGTTGCTGGCGCTGCAGGCACCGGTGGCCGGTGATCTCCGCTCGATCGTCAGTGCCATCCAGATGGTCGCCGACATCGACCGCATGGGCGCCCTGGCGCTACACGTCGCCAAAATCGCCCGCCGGCGGCATCCACAGCACGCACTGCCCGAGGAGGTCAACGGCTACTTTGCCGAAATGGGCAGGGTGGCAGTCGAATTGGGTAACAGCGCGCAAGAGGTGGTGCTATCCCGCGACCCGGAGAAAGCGGCGCGGATACGCGAAGAAGACGACGCGATGGACGACCTGCACCGCCACTTATTCTCGGTGCTGATGGACCGGGAGTGGCGCCACGGCGTGGCGGCCGCCGTCGACGTGACGTTGCTGGGGCGGTTCTACGAACGCTTCGCCGACCACGCGGTGGAAGTCGCCCGGCGCGTCATCTTCCAGGCGACCGGCAAATTGCCCGAGGACGAGGCAACGTCCACGACGCCGTAG
- a CDS encoding LCP family protein yields the protein MGDGEVDATLGYRRSSDRPPAGSVALGAAPWERFSEPPPDDTVHRWQVPQPAAPAPDEPDESDESPEPSGNHASGAISVADLIAKVGADTGGRRHRRAAFDDDEFLDDEFLDAEPFDSDSFESDADLFVAMQDTQVIDTPAYSLAVAEIPELESSASPTDDEAEPAPTPRKRFRRSKPVEEPKPTSRRRGMLVAGRSLAALVAVLALALTGGAWQWSASKNHRLNMISALDPHSDDIVDPSGQYGDEDFLIVGIDSRSGANADMGAGDTEDAGGARSDTVILVNIPANRKRVVAVSFPRDLAITPMQCEAWNPDTGKYGPLYDEKSKTWGPKMVYTETKLNSAFSFGGPKCLVKVIQKLSGLSINRFIAVDFAGFAKMVEALGGVEVCSKTPLHDYELGTVLEHSGRQLIDGPTALNYVRARQVTTEFNGDYGRIKRQQLFLSSLLRSLISEDTLTDLNKLNNVVNMFISNSYVDNVQTKDLVQLGQSLQGMAAGHFTFVTVPTGVTDQNGDEPPRTAGMKALFSAIINDDPLPQENDQNAASLGNNPKSGPTTAPTTKPSPTPAPEARREQVTTTSPEDVTVRVSNATAQSGLAATATNQLKRNGFNVMSPDDYPSPLTSTTVFFSPGNEQAAATVASAFANSKVARVSGYGQVVQVVLGPDFQSVSPPAPSGSSLSVQIDRNPGSTPTKLPDDLTVTNAADTTCE from the coding sequence ATGGGTGACGGCGAGGTAGACGCCACTCTGGGCTATCGCCGCTCCAGCGACCGGCCACCGGCCGGCTCCGTCGCCTTGGGTGCGGCGCCGTGGGAGCGGTTCTCCGAGCCGCCGCCCGACGACACCGTCCACCGCTGGCAAGTCCCGCAGCCGGCCGCACCAGCCCCCGACGAACCTGACGAATCCGACGAGTCACCGGAGCCCAGCGGAAACCACGCGTCGGGCGCAATCAGCGTCGCCGACCTGATCGCCAAAGTCGGCGCCGACACCGGCGGCCGCCGTCACCGCCGCGCGGCGTTCGACGACGACGAATTCTTGGACGACGAATTCTTGGACGCCGAACCCTTCGACTCCGATTCCTTCGAGTCCGACGCGGACCTGTTCGTCGCCATGCAGGACACCCAGGTCATCGATACTCCGGCCTATTCGCTCGCCGTCGCGGAGATACCCGAACTCGAGTCATCGGCCTCCCCGACCGACGACGAGGCCGAGCCGGCTCCGACCCCGCGTAAGCGGTTCCGCCGGTCGAAACCTGTCGAGGAGCCGAAACCCACGTCACGCCGTCGGGGCATGCTGGTCGCCGGGCGTTCGCTGGCCGCGCTGGTGGCGGTCCTGGCACTGGCCCTGACCGGCGGCGCCTGGCAGTGGAGCGCGTCGAAGAATCACCGGCTCAACATGATCAGTGCGCTCGACCCGCACTCCGACGACATCGTCGACCCGAGCGGACAGTACGGCGACGAAGACTTCCTGATTGTCGGCATCGACTCCCGGTCGGGCGCCAACGCTGACATGGGCGCCGGGGACACCGAGGACGCCGGAGGCGCCCGCTCGGACACCGTGATCCTGGTCAATATCCCGGCGAACCGCAAACGGGTGGTGGCCGTCTCGTTTCCCCGGGACCTCGCGATCACCCCCATGCAGTGCGAAGCATGGAACCCTGACACCGGAAAATACGGGCCCCTCTACGACGAGAAGTCGAAGACGTGGGGCCCGAAGATGGTCTACACCGAGACCAAGTTGAACTCCGCGTTTTCCTTCGGCGGTCCGAAGTGTCTGGTGAAGGTAATTCAGAAGCTATCCGGGCTGAGCATCAATCGATTTATCGCCGTCGACTTCGCGGGCTTCGCCAAGATGGTCGAGGCCCTCGGCGGTGTGGAGGTGTGCAGCAAGACGCCGCTGCACGACTACGAGCTCGGCACGGTGCTGGAGCATTCGGGACGTCAACTCATTGACGGCCCGACAGCGCTGAACTATGTGCGGGCGCGTCAGGTCACCACCGAGTTCAACGGTGACTACGGCCGGATCAAACGCCAGCAGTTGTTCCTGTCGTCGCTGTTGCGTTCGCTGATCTCCGAAGACACCCTGACCGACCTGAACAAGCTGAACAACGTGGTCAACATGTTCATCAGCAACAGCTACGTGGACAACGTGCAGACCAAAGACCTCGTGCAACTGGGCCAGTCGCTGCAGGGCATGGCGGCCGGTCACTTCACATTCGTCACGGTGCCGACCGGCGTGACCGACCAGAACGGCGACGAACCGCCCCGCACGGCCGGCATGAAAGCGCTCTTCAGCGCCATCATCAACGACGATCCACTACCCCAAGAAAACGACCAGAACGCCGCGAGCCTGGGCAATAACCCCAAGTCGGGGCCGACCACTGCCCCCACCACAAAGCCGTCGCCGACACCCGCTCCCGAGGCGCGCCGCGAGCAGGTAACGACGACCTCGCCCGAGGACGTCACCGTGCGCGTGTCGAATGCGACCGCTCAGAGTGGGCTTGCCGCGACCGCCACGAACCAGCTCAAGCGCAATGGCTTCAACGTCATGTCGCCGGATGACTACCCGAGCCCGCTGACGTCGACAACGGTGTTCTTTTCGCCCGGCAACGAGCAAGCGGCCGCGACGGTGGCCTCGGCCTTCGCCAACTCGAAGGTCGCGCGGGTGTCCGGCTACGGGCAGGTCGTCCAGGTGGTACTTGGGCCCGACTTCCAGTCGGTTAGCCCTCCCGCGCCCAGCGGCTCGTCGCTGTCCGTGCAGATCGACCGCAACCCAGGCAGCACACCCACCAAATTGCCCGACGACCTGACGGTGACCAACGCCGCCGATACCACCTGTGAATAA
- a CDS encoding acyl-ACP desaturase, with protein MPAELTDLQLLHELEPVVEKYLNRHLSMHKPWNPHDYIPWSDGKNFYALGGQDWEPGQSQLSDVAQVAMVQNLMTEDNLPSYHREIAMNFGMDGPWGQWVNRWTAEENRHGIALRDYLVVTRAVDPVELEKLRIEVVNRGFSPGQNHQVREDLFAESLFDSVTYVTFQELATRISHRNTGKACDETIADQLLGKISADENLHMIFYRDVTSAGFEIAPNQAMKSLHKVLRNFQMPGYQVPEFRRKAVMIAVGGVYDPRIHLDEVVLPVLKKWRIFEREDFTGEAAELREDLALLIKELEQACEKFEVSKQRQLEREARTGKRTTAFELHQTAGKLAMSRR; from the coding sequence ATGCCAGCCGAACTGACTGACCTGCAGCTTTTGCATGAGCTTGAGCCGGTGGTCGAGAAGTACCTGAACCGGCACCTCTCCATGCACAAGCCGTGGAACCCGCACGACTACATCCCGTGGTCGGACGGCAAGAACTTCTACGCGCTCGGCGGACAGGACTGGGAGCCGGGACAGTCCCAACTTTCTGATGTCGCTCAGGTGGCGATGGTGCAGAACTTGATGACCGAGGACAACCTGCCCTCATACCACCGCGAGATCGCGATGAACTTCGGCATGGACGGCCCCTGGGGACAGTGGGTCAACCGCTGGACGGCGGAGGAGAACCGGCACGGCATCGCGCTGCGCGACTACCTGGTCGTCACGCGCGCGGTGGACCCCGTCGAACTGGAGAAGCTGCGCATCGAGGTCGTCAACCGCGGCTTCAGTCCCGGCCAGAACCACCAGGTTCGCGAAGACCTGTTCGCGGAGAGCCTGTTTGATTCCGTCACGTACGTGACGTTCCAGGAGTTGGCGACTCGGATCTCGCACCGCAACACCGGCAAGGCCTGCGACGAGACGATCGCGGACCAGCTGCTGGGCAAGATCTCGGCCGACGAAAACCTGCACATGATCTTCTACCGCGACGTCACCTCGGCCGGGTTCGAGATCGCACCGAATCAGGCGATGAAGTCGCTGCACAAGGTGTTGCGCAACTTCCAGATGCCCGGCTACCAGGTGCCCGAATTCCGGCGCAAGGCCGTGATGATCGCCGTCGGCGGCGTCTACGACCCGCGCATCCACCTCGACGAAGTCGTTTTGCCGGTGCTGAAGAAGTGGCGCATCTTCGAGCGCGAGGACTTCACCGGAGAGGCCGCCGAGCTGCGCGAGGACTTGGCGTTGCTGATCAAGGAACTCGAACAGGCCTGCGAGAAATTCGAGGTGTCCAAGCAGCGCCAGCTGGAGCGGGAAGCCCGCACCGGCAAGCGCACGACCGCCTTCGAACTGCACCAAACCGCCGGCAAGCTGGCGATGAGCCGCCGGTAG
- a CDS encoding TetR/AcrR family transcriptional regulator produces the protein MQTSQRRGRWSGVPLESRHALRRDNLIAAGVQLLGSERGPALTVRAVCRKAALTERYFYESFSDRDEFVRAVYDDVCARAMTALTSADTPREAVEQFVELMVDDPVRGRVLLLAPAVEPILTQSGAEWMPSFIDLLQRKLSSIGDPVLQKMIATSLVGGLTSLFTAYLNRQLGATRKQFIDYCVNMLFNTAAPYVPPTEGVSE, from the coding sequence GTGCAGACCAGTCAACGACGGGGCCGTTGGTCGGGCGTCCCCCTGGAAAGTCGCCACGCCCTTCGTCGCGACAACCTCATTGCCGCCGGCGTACAACTACTGGGCAGCGAGCGCGGGCCCGCGCTCACCGTCCGCGCAGTGTGTCGCAAGGCGGCATTAACCGAGCGGTATTTCTACGAGAGTTTCTCCGACCGTGACGAATTCGTCCGCGCGGTGTACGACGATGTCTGCGCCCGCGCTATGACGGCGCTCACATCGGCGGATACTCCGCGTGAAGCGGTCGAGCAATTCGTCGAGCTGATGGTCGACGATCCGGTGCGCGGACGGGTGTTGCTGTTGGCGCCGGCCGTCGAGCCGATCCTGACCCAATCGGGCGCCGAGTGGATGCCCAGTTTCATCGATCTGCTGCAACGCAAGTTGTCCAGCATCGGCGATCCCGTCCTGCAGAAGATGATCGCCACCAGCTTGGTCGGTGGCCTGACGAGTCTGTTCACCGCGTACCTCAACCGGCAACTCGGAGCGACCCGGAAGCAATTCATCGACTACTGCGTGAACATGCTCTTCAACACCGCCGCGCCGTATGTTCCGCCGACGGAAGGGGTATCCGAGTAG
- a CDS encoding oxygenase MpaB family protein, giving the protein MTQDTSATCPLTSAEAGSDTTTVGGVAIGPDASDAVAGGCPVSPAGYQAPPTPLGPESLTWRYFGDWRGMLQGPWAGSMQNMHPQLGAAVIDHSTFFRERWPRLLRSLYPIGGVVFDGDRAPNTGAEVRDYHINIKGVDAQGRRYHALNPEVFYWAHATFFVGTIIVAERFCGGLTEDQKRQLFDEHVQWYRMYGMSMRPVPASWEEFQAYWDHMCNNVLEDNWAARAVLDLTELPKPPFAQWLPDSLWAAQRKLLAPFFVWFTVGLYDPAVRRLMGYRWSRRDEWLHRRLGNLVRVVFACVPTRFRKHPRARAGLDRAAGRIRTDAPLVHTPARNLPPLDERSNPMHYCPEVS; this is encoded by the coding sequence GTGACCCAAGATACGTCCGCGACCTGCCCACTGACCAGCGCCGAAGCTGGTAGCGACACGACCACGGTAGGCGGGGTGGCAATTGGACCCGATGCCTCCGACGCCGTCGCGGGCGGGTGCCCGGTGTCTCCGGCGGGGTATCAGGCGCCGCCGACCCCCCTTGGTCCGGAGTCTTTGACATGGCGCTACTTCGGCGATTGGCGCGGCATGTTGCAGGGGCCGTGGGCGGGCTCGATGCAGAACATGCACCCCCAGCTCGGGGCCGCGGTCATCGATCACTCGACGTTTTTCCGCGAACGCTGGCCGCGGTTACTGCGGTCGTTGTATCCGATCGGCGGAGTGGTCTTCGACGGGGACCGGGCCCCGAACACCGGCGCCGAGGTGCGTGACTACCACATCAACATCAAGGGTGTCGACGCGCAGGGGCGTCGATACCACGCACTGAACCCCGAGGTGTTCTACTGGGCGCACGCCACCTTCTTCGTCGGGACAATCATTGTGGCAGAACGCTTTTGCGGGGGACTGACCGAAGATCAGAAGCGGCAGCTGTTCGACGAACACGTCCAGTGGTACCGGATGTACGGGATGAGCATGCGGCCGGTTCCGGCGTCGTGGGAGGAGTTCCAGGCCTACTGGGACCATATGTGCAACAACGTGTTAGAGGACAATTGGGCCGCCCGCGCGGTGCTGGACCTGACGGAGTTGCCCAAACCTCCTTTCGCGCAATGGCTTCCGGATAGCCTATGGGCCGCACAGCGCAAACTGCTGGCGCCGTTCTTCGTGTGGTTCACCGTTGGCCTCTACGATCCTGCGGTGCGCCGGCTGATGGGCTACCGGTGGTCCCGCCGCGACGAATGGCTACACCGACGCCTCGGTAACTTGGTCCGCGTCGTCTTCGCCTGTGTGCCAACACGATTCCGCAAACATCCGCGGGCGCGAGCGGGCTTGGATCGGGCCGCCGGACGGATTCGGACCGACGCGCCGCTCGTTCACACCCCGGCACGCAATCTGCCGCCGCTGGACGAGCGCAGCAATCCCATGCACTACTGCCCTGAGGTTTCCTAA